The DNA sequence TTCAAGTGCAGCATGGGCATCACGTACGGACCAGCGTCCTTCGGCGTCGCTACCGCCGAAGTGATCGGCCATTGTTGCATTTACAGTGAGCCGTGAAATTGCTTGATCTGCAGCGAGCCGCGCGGCCAGCGCCCTCGCCGCTGCCAACACTTGCGGCTCGGCGGGATCGGAGAATGCGAAAGCGGTATTTGCGTGTGACATGGGAGACCTCCTGAAGAGGCCCTGGGTTTGTCCGGGTGTCCGTTCGGATGGATCCGCCCGGGGGCCTCACAAGGCCCCAAGCCCGCTTTTCTCTCACCGACATTCAGACCGCAGCTCGGACTGAGCGCATGAGCACATCATTCCAGTCGTCGCCGGTCAGCTCCGGACGCCTGGTGACAATCAGCCGCCCTTCGCAAGCGTAGGCCTCTCGCGCACGCTCTTCAGCAAGGTGCCCGCCCGCATCATTGTCGACAAAGAGATACAGCTGGTGCACCGATTCCGGGATTGTGGCCAAGCCGAAGCGTTCGTTTCCCAGCGTCGCCCAGCAGGGAACCTTGAACATTTGCATCGCTGAGAGGGCCGTTTCGTTTCCTTCTGCGAGGCCAAGGCGTCCCCCATCCGGGTACGCGAAACGCACCGCGCCAGAACCGGGGCTGCCTAACGCACGCCTGGGCTGATCGAAAGAAGCCAAGCTGGTTTTGTCGAGGTCAAGGAAGGAGCGGTGCAGCGCCAGAATTCCGGCATCATTACGCACGGCCGCCACCATCGCGGGTAGAAACCGGACAGCACCCTTTGGCCCCAGCGGCATATGCGGGTGGAAACGCAGCTCCGGCGAAGAAATCGTGATGCCTCTGGACACGAGGTACTTCTCGGCGGGGCTGCCAGCGATGGTCGACGCCTCACGCCAGAGCCTCAGCGCATTGCGATTGGCGACTTCCTCGCGCGGTTCGGCCACGATCGGACCACTCGTGCCATCGAACAGGTCCGCAATTCGTATTCCGAGCCCGGCCATGGCTTCTAACACCGCCTCGTTCGTGCAGCCGGCAAAGCAATGAACAAGAATTGCGCGCTTTCCGAGTGTGATGCTTAGCGAAGGAGTGCGATCGTCGTGGGCCGGGCAGCAGCACATTCCGCGCGAACGCGACCAGGCACCGCCCAGCTGCTCGACTATCTTGCGCGCGCGGTTTTCCAGTTGCAGACCTCGGAATTGGGATGATCGGTGTTGGTGCATGGGGGCATCTCCAT is a window from the Altererythrobacter sp. B11 genome containing:
- a CDS encoding DUF7146 domain-containing protein, producing the protein MHQHRSSQFRGLQLENRARKIVEQLGGAWSRSRGMCCCPAHDDRTPSLSITLGKRAILVHCFAGCTNEAVLEAMAGLGIRIADLFDGTSGPIVAEPREEVANRNALRLWREASTIAGSPAEKYLVSRGITISSPELRFHPHMPLGPKGAVRFLPAMVAAVRNDAGILALHRSFLDLDKTSLASFDQPRRALGSPGSGAVRFAYPDGGRLGLAEGNETALSAMQMFKVPCWATLGNERFGLATIPESVHQLYLFVDNDAGGHLAEERAREAYACEGRLIVTRRPELTGDDWNDVLMRSVRAAV